From one Planococcus citri chromosome 3, ihPlaCitr1.1, whole genome shotgun sequence genomic stretch:
- the LOC135842076 gene encoding uncharacterized protein LOC135842076: MIFTKGLFLVVVFLIHTTSAINLNFFNFNKSPDQNETTATIPIEPTKSISSSIEVTESSTPTPVLNTLPEITESPIPVLNHSPAIITESPITVVNYSPPDSNVNLVILQKHEFENETEAVDASPEITDNNNKPSVPNRPDVQEIDETRNSSVYNYSVNETILEELEDIFNDTIMTTTPTSQPTPDLPNSPKIFLPSFTLPKRKTVQFTHTIVTTITKLETVYPSCVKMENVRSVCDGSLISIQPTPTLFNHADLNTQMANINNDDNFDIIEPPESRKKRSQDSTITLKNLKESESKLRVDFIEPSESDYEFEVLPPGVENKQKNSSDNLQGRGPNDATQPLAIIESLLLNKPKVEFFTAYLATTSVRTITNNAVTATVIARNCIPKNMNLKRCPISTEFETKAPIRPIKPIVDKPENTKSPTKQHKEAETKQKPTPVVNKPAEHTKSTTKQQHKEAETEKKPILVVCKQENTKSTTKQHKQAEAEEKFISIKPKPSTNKPPVLLPPQQKPFDALEQLREYLIMNANRLFNDKPNSYEIIDLNAGSTIIQSADTALSPIYYKKRSIRVKRQR, translated from the exons ATG atattcacAAAAGGCTTATTTTTAGTGGTCGTGTTTCTAATTCACACCACCTCGGctatcaatttgaatttcttcaacttcaatAAATCACCGGATCAGAACGAGACCACAGCTACAATACCTATTGAACCGACAAAGTCAATCTCATCGTCGATTGAAGTTACCGAATCGTCAACACCTACACCAGTTCTAAATACTCTTCCTGAAATCACCGAATCGCCAATACCAGTTCTAAATCATTCTCCAGCTATAATCACCGAATCTCCGATCACAGTTGTAAACTATTCTCCGCCCGATTCGAATGTCAACTTGGTTATTCTTCAGAAACacgaattcgaaaatgaaaccGAAGCTGTAGACGCTTCACCCGAAATCACCGATAATAATAACAAACCTTCGGTGCCAAATCGCCCTGATGTGCAAGAAATTGACGAAACGAGAAACTCTTCTGTTTACAATTATTCGGTAAATGAGACAATACTGGAAGAATTGGAAGATATTTTCAATGATACAATAATGACAACGACACCGACATCTCAACCGACTCCTGATCTAccaaattctccaaaaatattccTACCTTCGTTCACGTTACCTAAAAGGAAAACTGTCCAGTTTACTCACACAATTGTGACCACg ATTACGAAACTAGAAACGGTATATCCATCTTGTGTAAAAATGGAAAACGTCAGATCAGTATGTGATGGATCGTTAATAAGCATTCAACCGACCCCAACATTATTCAACCATGCTGATCTGAATACCCAAATGGCAAATATAAACAATGACGACAATTTTGATATTATCGAACCGCcagaaagtaggaaaaaaagaTCTCAAGATAGCACAATCACTTTGAAGAATTTGAAGGAATCAGA ATCGAAGCTTCGAGTAGATTTTATAGAACCCAGCGAATCTGACTACGAATTCGAGGTATTACCTCCTGGCGTcgaaaacaaacagaaaaatagTTCTGATAATCTCCAAGGCAGAGGTCCAAATGATGCTACCCAACCACTCGCCATCATCGAGTCTCTTTTACTAAACAAacccaaagttgaatttttcaccgcaTACTTGGCCACAACATCAGTTCGCACCATCACCAATAATGCAGTTACTGCCACAGTCATAGCTCGCAACTGCATACCGAAgaatatgaatttgaaaaggTGTCCCATATCGACGGAATTCGAGACGAAAGCTCCCATTCGACCAATCAAACCAATCGTTGACAAACCTGAAAATACCAAATCTCCCACAAAACAACATAAAGAGGCTGAAACCAAACAAAAACCTACTCCAGTCGTTAACAAACCAGCAGAACATACCAAATCTACGACAAAACAACAACATAAAGAAGCTGAAACCGAAAAAAAGCCCATTCTAGTCGTTTGCAAACAGGAAAATACTAAATCTACGACGAAACAACATAAACAGGCTGAAgctgaagaaaaattcatcagtaTTAAACCGAAGCCATCAACGAATAAGCCACCTGTGCTATTGCCTCCGCAGCAAAAACCATTCGATGCTTTAGAACAACTAAGAGAATACTTGATTATGAATGCAAATAGACTTTTTAATGATAAACCAAATTCATatgaaattattgatttgaatGCAGGATCTACCATCATTCAGTCCGCTGATACAGCGTTATCTccaatttattataaaaaaagatCTATTAGAGTTAAAAGACAACGTTAA
- the LOC135842074 gene encoding S-adenosylhomocysteine hydrolase-like protein 1, translated as MNGYFNDTVSNNYEFNMNEGGACVDPGSTENLPEPKPTGVLKKSSRYRSRSLSASSTDSYSSSCTGSSSDESETSPREKEQKNSKGFTDFCIKNINLHAFGRREIEIAEQEMPGIMALRRRASEDKPLKGARIVGCTHVNAQTAVLIETLSELGAKVRWTACNIYSTQNEVAAALAESGIPIYAWRGENEDDFWWCIDKCVNAPDWQPNLLLDDGGDATHLTLKKYPAVFKSLKGIVEESVTGVHRLYQLSRSGKLLVPAMNVNDSVTKTKFDNLYSCRESIVESLKRCTDVMFGGKQVMVCGYGEVGKGCCQSLKALGCIVYVTEIDPICALQACMGGYKVVKVNEVIGDVDIVITATGNKNVICRDHIDRMKNGAILCNMGHSNTEIDVASIRTPDLIWERVRSQVEHVIWPDGKRIVLLAEGRLVNMSCSSLPSFVVSITAATEAVALIEMFNAPVGRYKADVYLLPKKLDEYVASLHLPTFDAHLTELTEDQAKYLGLSKNGPFKPHYYRY; from the exons ATGAATGGATATTTCAACGATACTGTGAGTAATAATTATGAATTCAATATGAACGAAGGTGGAGCATGTGTAG ATCCCGGATCAACGGAGAACTTACCGGAACCCAAACCGACCGGAGTGTTGAAAAAAAGCAGCCGATATAGGAGCAGATCGTTATCAGCTTCGTCTACAGATTCGTACAGTTCATCATGTACAGGTAGCAGTTCAGATGAGAGTGAAACCTCTCCAAGAGagaaagagcaaaaaaattccaaag gttttactgatttttgcatcaAGAATATAAACCTCCATGCATTCGGTCGCAGGGAAATCGAAATCGCCGAACAAGAGATGCCTGGCATCATGGCGTTGCGAAGAAGGGCGTCCGAAGATAAGCCTTTGAAAGGTGCTAGAATTGTGGGCTGTACTCATGTCAACGCGCAAACAGCTGTTTTAATAGAGACGCTTAGCGAATTGGGAGCCAAA GTACGATGGACAGCTTGCAACATCTACTCGACCCAAAACGAGGTAGCCGCAGCTCTGGCCGAATCTGGTATACCGATCTACGCTTGGCGAGGCGAAAACGAAGACGATTTCTGGTGGTGTATCGATAAATGCGTCAACGCTCCGGACTGGCAACCGAATCTACTTCTAGATGACGGCGGAGACGCCACTCatttaactttgaaaaaatacccaGCTGTTTTCAAGTCCTTGAAGGGCATAGTCGAAGAAAGCGTTACCGGCGTACATCGCCTATATCAATTATCTCGTTCTGGCAAGCTATTGGTGCCAGCGATGAACGTTAACGATTCGGTCACCAAGACCAAGTTCGATAATTTGTACAGTTGTCGCGAGTCGATCGTCGAAAGCTTGAAACGCTGCACGGACGTTATGTTTGGCGGCAAGCAAGTCATGGTTTGCGGTTACGGCGAAGTGGGTAAAGGTTGTTGCCAATCGTTGAAAGCGTTAGGATGCATCGTGTACGTAACCGAAATCGATCCTATTTGCGCTCTACAAGCTTGCATGGGTGGTTACAAAGTAGTCAAAGTGAACGAGGTGATCGGCGACGTCGATATCGTAATCACGGCCACGGGTAATAAAAACGTTATCTGTCGCGATCACATTGATCGTATGAAAAACGGCGCCATATTGTGCAACATGGGTCACTCGAATACCGAAATAGACGTGGCGAGTATCCGAACGCCGGATTTAATCTGGGAACGAGTCAGATCACAAGTCGAACACGTTATCTGGCCCGATGGCAAACGCATCGTTTTACTGGCCGAGGGTCGTTTGGTCAACATGAGTTGTTCCAGTTTGCCATCTTTCGTCGTATCTATCACAGCGGCCACCGAAGCTGTAGCTCTCATCGAAATGTTCAACGCTCCGGTCGGTCGCTATAAAGCTGACGTTTACCTTTTGCCGAAAAAATTAGACGAATACGTGGCCAGTCTGCATTTACCCACCTTCGACGCTCATTTAACCGAATTGACCGAAGATCAAGCCAAGTATTTGGGGCTGAGTAAAAATGGCCCCTTCAAACCGCATTATTACCGTTATTAA